Genomic window (Hydrogenimonas cancrithermarum):
CGAGTGCACCGTTTGGACTACTGCGATCGAGGCAGGCGATCGCCTTGACTTTTCCAAGCGCTTTTTTGATCTGCTCATGTGGCCATGGACGAATCAGACGAGGAGAAACGACACCAGCCTTGACACCCTCTTCGCGCATCATCTTCGCGACCATGACGGCCGTTTCGACTGTCGTACCGAGTGCGACGATCGCCACTTCCGCATCATCCATCAGATACTCTTCGACGATATTGTATCTGCGTCCCGTTTTCTTTTCGAACGCGTCAAACGTCTCTTCGACTTTTCCAAAGACTTTGGTCATCAAGTCCGCATGCTGACGCGCTTTGTGTTCGAAATGCCAATCCTCTTCCGTCTGTACACCGTAGGTAACCGGTTTCGCCAGATCGAGCATCGCGTTCATCGGCTTGTATTCGCCGACGAATTCATACGCTTCATCGTCGCTGAGAGGCCGGACGTTCTCTGCGGTATGCGACGTGATAAACCCATCCTGATGGACCATCACGGGAAGACGAACGGCATGATCTTCACCGATCCTGAACGCCATCAACGTCAAGTCGTACGCCTGCTGTGAATTGTAGGCATCCAGTTGAATCCATCCGCTGTCGCGTCCGAGATACATATCCGAATGGTCACCGTTGACATTCAGTGGGGCTGCAAGTGCGCGGTTGACGACCGTTAGCACGATCGGCAGACGCATACCACTCGCCTGATAGAGAACTTCCGTCATCAGTGCGAAACCCTGCGAACTCGTCGCCGTCGCGACGCGGCCGCCGGCTGCCGCTGCACCGACACATCCGCTCATTGCGGCATGTTCCGACTCCACCATGACGAATTCGCCATCGATATATCCGTTCGCCAAAAACGAACCATAGTTTTGTACGATCGGAGTAGACGGGGTGATCGGGTACGCCGCGACGACATCGATTTGTGCCTGGCGCAACGCCTGGCTCGCGGCCATGTTACCGTCCCAAACCTCTACTTCATTCAATTCCATTTTTTCAGCCATCAAACTCTCCTCTTACTCTTTCTCGGGCCACTGTGCAAGAGCTTCGTCGTTATCGACGCGCTCTTCGAACATCAGAAGCGATTTCGGGTTGGTCGGGCAGACTTCCACGCAGATGCCACACCCTTTGCAGTGGTCGTAATCGACACCGATCATCTTTTTGTCTCGTGAAATGATCGAAATATCGGGGCAATAGATCCAACAAAACTGGCAGTCGATGCACAGGTCGCGATTGTAGACAGGCTTCAGAACCCGCCAATCTCCGACATACGCTTCATGTGAGTTGGTTTCCGCATAAGGTCGCTCTTCAGGTAAAATCTCCGCCGCATCCTTCTCCAGCTCTTCATCGAACGAAAAGAGAATCGCTCCCGGGAGCAGTTCATCCCATCCAAGATATTTCATCGTCTCTCCCTTACTTTACTGAATTGTACGCACGTTCGATCGCAGCCATGTTGGCGTCAATGATCTTTTGCGGGAACTTTGCAAGAACCGACTTCATCGCATTCAAGAAATAGTCCAGATCGAACATTCCGGAGACTTTCATCAACGCTCCCAACATCGGCGTATTCGGAATGGCCCGGCCGATTGTATCGAGAGAAATCTGCATACAGTCGACAACGTAAACCTCTTTGCCTTTGAGTTTGGGTTGACTCTCGATCAACTCCTCTTTGCTCAAGTGTGTCGTAATGATATATTTCGTCGTATCTTTTTCATGCGCCGTAATGTCGGCCGTATAGGTAAGAGCCGGGTCGATAACCAGTACATAATCCGGATGCATGAATTTTTCATGATTCAAAATCTCTTCGTCATCAACACGGTTGTAGGCTGTCATCGCCGCACCGCGCTTCGCCGATCCGTAAAATGCAAATGCCTGCACATACTTTCCGGTTCGCGAGACGACATCCGCCAAACCTTTGGCGCCAGTAACCGCACCCTGCCCTGCACGAGAGTGCCAGCGAATTTCCAACATCGATTCTCCCTTTCAAAACGCAAAAACCAAATGGCTCTTTTGCGCTTATTATTAAACTTGTAAGGTAGCCTAATTGTAATCAAGCCGCTCTTAAAGCAAGCTTTTTTTCATCGCGATGTTTTCGATAGCGGTTTTCACGTCTTTGGCCACGTGTTCGCACGCATCCGACAGCTCCTCTTCGCTTCCGTAGCCACATGTCAGTGCGTAAGGCGTCACACCGGCTGCATGGGCAGCATGGACATCCAGAAGCGTATCGCCGATCATCCACGTGTTTGCGGGAGACGCCTCCATAGATGCCAACGCTTTATGGATCGGCTCGGGATGTGGCTTTGGATGTGTTACATCCTCTCTTCCGATCAAGACTTCGAAGTGGTGCATCAAGCCCATGTGCTCGAGAAGTTCTCTGGAGTAGCGGCCGGTTTTCGTCGTCACGACCCCGAGTCGCGCAAACCCGGAAGCCCGTTCGACAGCTTCCTTCGCACCCGGAAGCAGTACGGTCTTTTGCCGGCTGATCTTTCGATAATGCATTTTATAGGCCTGCACAAACGCATCGACCTTCGCGGAATCCACGCCAAGACGAACAAACATCACGTCGAGCGGATATCCAATCAGGGCCTTGATCTCATCCGCTTCCGGCGTGTTTTGCGAAAAAGTATCGTAGGCGACTGAAAAACTCTCCAGAATCGCTTCCGTCGAATCGATCAGCGTCCCATCGAGATCGAAAAGTATGGTGGTCATGGTTTTATCCAGTCGATTTGATTGTGCATTATGCCGATAATGGAGGGTTCGATCGGTGCGATCTTCCGGTTGACGACGGTGATCGAATCCGGGATATAGAGAAATATGTACGGTTTCTCTTCGGCAATGATTCGAAAGATCTTGCGATAAAGCCTGCCGACTTCTGCCATGTCGGTTATCTTCTCGGCTTTTTTGATAAGGTGATCCACCTCTTCGTTACGATATCCGACGAGATTGAAACCGCCCAGCTTGTCGGATTCGGAGTGCCACAACGCATAAGCATCGGGAATGAGCCCAAGACTCCATCCCAGAAGAATCGTCTCAAAGCGGCGGGGCGTCACAACCGTATTCAAAAAGGCCTGCCACTCCATCGCCCTGATCTTGACCCGTATCCCGACCTTTCCCAGTTGATATTGAATGATCTGTGCCGCATAGAGGCGTGTGCTGTTGTTCGCGTTGGTCGATATCGTAAATTCGAGAGGATGGTGCATGTCATACCCAGCCTCTTTCAGCAAAGCTATCGCCTTTTTCGGATCATAAACGCTTCGTCGGGGATGCTCCGGATAGGCAAACGTACCCGGCATAAAGGGACCGTTGCATATCTGTCCGTAAGAGAAGAAAAGAATGCGTATCATCTCCTCTTTGTCGATGGCCAGATCGACCGCTTTTCTGACACGCGGGTCTTTGAACTTTTCGTTGTTCAGATTGAATCCCAGGTAGGTATATCCATGCCCCGGCAAACGTACGATACGGTAGTAGTCGTTGAAGATTTGGTCGATCTGCTTTTCGATCTGAAGCGGTGTGAGCGCTCCAACATCCAGTTTATGCGCTTTGAGCGTCATAAACTGCGTCGTCGGGTCCGGAATAAAATGGTAATGAATCGTCTCGATGTTCGGAGTGTGTTCGAAATAATTGGGATTCGCTTTCAAAATGACATCCCCGGAGTTGGAGATACTTTCGAGCATGTAGGGACCCGTTCCGACAGGATGACGGTTGAGCTTCGATGTCATCGGATCGTCTACCGCTTTCCACAGATGCTTTGGCACAATACCGAGCATCCAGATCGATAGCGCTTTGTAGTAGGGTGCCTTGTAGCTGACTTCGACTGTATACCGGTCGATGGCGCGGACCGATTCGACGTAGCGAAATTCACTGCTGTAGGGGGTAAAGAGTTTCGGAGATTGCGAAAGGGTATAGGTGAAAACGACATCTTCCGACGTAAATGGATGGCCGTCATGCCAAAGCACGTTTTTTCTGAGATAAAAAAGAAGGTGAGTATCGTCTTTAAATTGGAACGACTCGGCCAAATCCCCGACGATGTTGTCATCTTTGTCGAACTTGACGAGGCCGTTGAAGATCCAGTTGGTGATTTCGCCGCTCGCACTGTCCGTAGCGAGTAGCGGATTGATTCGGCTCGGATTGGCTCCGAGCGATAGGTGGAGCGTCGAGGCGAAAAGAGAAAATGGGAATAAAAAAAGAAAAACGATCCGAATCATTGAAGATAGGGCTTCAAGGGCTTACCATGTCGTTTCCAGTTGAGAATACCCCCGCTTAGATGGTAGACATTTCGATAGCCAAGCTTCTCGGAGAGAAAGTTACCCACCATTCTGGTGCGGCTCGCGGAACGGCAGACGAGAATAAACGGCTTCTCTTTGTCGATACCCAAAGCGTGAAGCCTGTTCAAAAAATCTTTCACGTCATAGCTTCCATTGGGCCTGAAAAACATGACGGTATGACTTTTGTCGATAATTCCTGTCTCTTTCCACTCCTGAGGGGTACGGATGTCGATAACAGGAATACCGTTTTGTTTCAACTTTTCGAATGATGATATATTGAGATTTTTGACTTCTGCAAAAAGCAAAGCAGGTAAAAGAAGAATCAGTGCAATGAGTTTTTTCATGGTTGAGGCTCCCCCGGGATGGCTCCCGGGAAAAAGATTAACGTTTGGAGAACTGAGGACTTCGGCGCGCTTTATGTTTACCATATTTTTTACGCTCGACAACACGTGAATCACGTGTAAGAAGTCCGTGTGGTTTCAGAATTTTTCTGAACTCTTCGTCAAATGCGACCAGCGCTTTTGAGATACCGTGCTTCAGCGCATCTGCCTGTGCAGAGTATCCGCCGCCGAGTGTCTGAGCGACGATATCGACGCTCGTTTCCTGCTTTGTCAGAAGAAGAGGCTGCATGACTTTGCGTTTGATCGCTTCGTGACCGCCAAGCCATTCGTCGAGGCCCATGCCGTTGATTGTCATCTTGCCGCTGCCAGGTTTCAGCCAAACCTTCGCGACAGACGATTTACGTTTTCCGGTTGCATAAACATTTGCCATCTTAGTTTTCCTTTGCTTTTACTTGCGCTGTGTGAGGATGCTCGCTGCCTGCATAGACGCGAAGTTTTTTCAGCATCGCGCGTCCGAGTTTTGTCTTAGGAAGCATTCCACGCGTTGCAAGTTTGAAAAGTTTTTCCGGGTTTTTATGAACGAGTTCACCCAGTTTTTCGCTCTTGACGCTGCCGAAATATCCGCTGTGTCGGTGGTACTGCTTGTCTTCGAGCTTGTTGGCTCCGCTGAACTTCACTTTCGACGCATTGATCACGATGACGTGATCGCCGCAATCGACGTGGGGAGTAAAATATGGTTTGTGTTTTCCGCGAAGATAGGTTGCGATTTCCGTAACCAGTCGTCCGAATGTTTTTCCTTCTGCATCGATAACGATCCAGTCACGCTCTACTTGAGCGTTGTTTACCATCTTTGTCATTTTCATGGTAGCTTGACCTTTAAAAAGATTTGAACGAAGGGATTGTAGGGTAAGTTTGTTTAATTATTGCTTAATTTCAGTGTTCTATAAGGTTTTTACCAGGAAGGGGGGCTCCGTCAAACGCTTATTTGACGAAGGTTTTGTAAGTTTTGAAACCATTCGTTCCCTCGATCGTGACTTTGACCTCTATGTTCCAGCGTCCGCCGCGCTTCAGTTCGAATGGTTCGCTGAGAAACTTCTCTCCCGTCCATTCGAATTCATTCAACCGAATGTCATCCTTGGATGTTGTCGGCCGGGTAACGATGGCAATGACCTCGGCACCTTCTACAGGATTGCCATTTTTGTCCACAACACGGATCTCGATACGATTTTCACCGAGTTTGAGCGTATTGCCGCTCAAATCGATGCGATACTTTTCATCGAACATTTTCTGACTCGCCAGGATCTCGTTGATCTTTTCGTCGACGTCCTGATACTTCATCATGTAGCTGTTGTCTTCCTGCACCGGATTGTTGACAGCCACCTTGATCGTCCAGATGCCAAGCATCACGACCGTAAGAATCATACTAACGATGGCATAAGGCCAAAAATTGAATTCGTTTTTTCCAGTGTTACCCACGCTGTTTCCTCTTGTAATAGATATACCGCAAAAAAATAAATGCAAGTATGCCATAGAAGATCCAACGTACGATCAAAAAACTATCCTTACTTCCACTTCCTATACTTGAACTAAGCTTTACGCCTTTTGCTTTGGCAACCTGATCGACGATATCTGCGTAACCGTTAAAAATTGCTACCTCGAGTTTTACCGCTTCATTTTTACTGAATGCGGGACTCATCACTGGCTTGATCGTACCTAGCCATGGCAAAGGACTCAAGATCTGATCGAAATCGGCAAGTTTTTTGGCATCATCGCTAGAAAAGATATTCACACTTGTCGGATGCTTCGAAAAGTAAAGAAGAATGTAGGTCGGATATTCCCGCTCGATCCTTTCGATCAAATCGATGGGTTTGGTCCGATTCAAATCGTCGACGGCAGCCACAAAGACCGGTACATGGGCCTTTTGATAGAGTTCTCTACCCATTTCATTCAATTTTTCAATCTCTTTATCCGGCATAATAGCGTCATTGGCGATGATCGGGCTAAATGTAGTTCTTGCAAAAAGAGAGGAACCTAGAGAGAGTAAAATTAGGAGAAGGGGCACACATGCCCCTTTCCGCATGAAATGCTTCAACATCATCCTACAAAGGCGTGGTTTGCAGTCAATACGGCCCACAATGTGAAAACCGCTGTTACAACCAGACCCCATGAAAGTACTTTATCCATAATCTGAATCATTCTATTCTCCTTGTTTTTTCAAATGTTTTTGCGCGATGTCCCAACGGGGATAGACGAAGACTGTATGGCGTTCGACGACGATCTTTTCGGGATCGTCCACCGCATAGGCTTTGATCGTGATCGGAATCGGCGTATCTTTTCGCGTATCTTTCGCCAGCGGCTTGGTCGCCTCCAGCTGTACGATCTTTTTCGCTTTCTTGCCTGCCGCCAGTTTGAACGGCTTACTCGGCTTGACGATCTTGATCTCCGGGTGTCCCTCCACTTCGAAGTAGTACGTGTGCTCTTTGCTATCCGTATTCTGGAAGAGGAACGTATAGTCGTTGACGATCCTTCCGTCATGGGTGAACCGGTAGAGTTGTGCCGTCTTGTTGATATTGAGCAGCATATGCTCTTTTTTGGTCCCCATCACCAGCAGCGCGACGAAGACGATCGTCAGGGCCACGGCGTACGCGATCGTCCGCGGCCGTATGTAGTGGGTCTTTTCACCCTGTTCGATCTCTCTCGGGGAACTCCACACCACGAGGCTCGGTTTACCCAGTGCGCCCATCACTTTGGTACAGGCGTCGACACATTCGAGGCAGTTGATACATTCAAGCTGCATCCCCTGGCGGATATCGATATGGGTCGGGCAGACCTTCACGCAGCTTTCACAAGCCGTACACTCCGCCTCGGGCTCTCTTTCATGCAGCTCTTTGACGTTGTGAACCAGCTTTTTCGCATCCTGCCCCTCATGGTCGTAGATATGCCCTCCGCGGTGCACATTGTAGATCGCCATGATCGTATCGTCGTCGTACATGACCGACTGCACCCTGCTGTAGGGGCAGATATAGACACAGAAATTCTCTTTAAGCCACACCACATCGACGATCAGAAACAGCGCGATACCGATCCAGAAGCCGATGAGCACGGGGTGCTCACCGGGGTTCTGGATATACTGGAAAAAATCCTCCGGCGGAACGAAGTACCAGACGAAGTCCGCGGCCGCAATGAGGGCCAGCACGGACCACAACCCGATCGCGATCGCCTCTTTCGCCTTGTTCTCCGGTTTGGACCAGTCGGGCTCTTGCTGTTTGTTCGTGATACGTTTACGCAGGTGCAGCAGTTTCGTCTCGAACAGGTCACGGTAGATGACGCGGAAAATCGTCTGCGGGCACGCCCATCCGCACCAGACGCGTCCTCCGAGCGTCGTCATGAAAAAGATCCCCAAAAACAGCAACATCAACAGAAACGGCATCAGGTAGAGCTCCTGCATATCGAAGCGCACGAACAGAAAATGGAGCTGCTTGTGGTCGAAGTTCAGCAGGAAAAAGTGGTTGCCGTTGATCTTGATGAACGGCAGCACGAGTGCAACGATCGTTACGATACCGAAGAGCCAGTACCGCTTTATTCGGTACGGTACCCAGTTCTTCAGGTACTCTTTGGCTCTGTTTCTCTTTTTTGCACCCACCGCTCCCGTCATTGCCTATGCCTTACTTCTCGAATTTATATTTGTGGAGGGTATCTCCACCCACCGGATTACCGTGGATAATGACATGCGTCTCGTTCTCGAGGTTAGGTCCAACCATTTTAATACCGAGAGGATCAACGATCTCATACGACTGCTGCGCCGTTGCCTGCTGTGTAGCGATTGCAGCATAGGTCAATCCCGCAAGCGTTGAAAGCAATATTCCCGTCGCAATCAAAAATCCGGTAATTCCGTGAATTCCGAATGGGCTTCCTTGTTTTTCCATCATTTACTCCTTATTCGCCACGTGAAAGGCTGAGGATATAGGTACCGACAGCTTTTTCTTGAATCGGTGTCAATCGGCCTTTGAAACTGACCATCGTACCGATAAAACCTTTTTTACCACGGTTGAGTACATCCGCGACAAAGTCAGGGGTTCCGTATTTGGACAAATCCGGTGCCATACCGCCCATACCTTTTCCGTCCGCTCCATGACATCCTGCGCATGTCGCGAACTCGGCAGGCTGCTCGCCTTTCATGCCATTGGCGACATACTCTGCAACTTTCTGAGCCGCGTCACCACTAAGCATACCGGCTGGCATTTCCCCCATAGGATATCCAAGACCTTTCGATCCGTTTTTGATCGTCTCAAGAACTCCTGCAGCGGATCCCCACACAGTCAAGTCTGCCGCTTTGCCACCCATACCATCACCGGCAATACCATGACACGGTGCACACTGAACGAGGTAAACACCTTCACCCATCTCCTGAAGAGTCTGGCTGTCCGCGCTGGCCCATTTGCTTTCGAATCTTTGTGTATGTGCAGCGACCTCTTGATTGTATTCACCGATCTGGGAATATCCGTCGACAGGATATCCTGCAATCATATACCACATGCCCCAAATGATCGTACCAAGAAACGTATAGGCCCATCCAGCAGGGAGTTCGTTCTTGTATTCACCAATGCCATCCCAATTCTCTTCGGCAAGCTCACCCGTCGACTTCTCCGTCTTCATCTGTTTGATATATTTACCAGCGACGTAAATAGTCAGGATGAGGATAACGGCTGCACCGATCAGGGCGAGCTGATTGACATTATCGCTTAACCAGTTCATTTTTGCTCCTTGTTTTCATTCATCTCATCAGAATTCTCATTGGGTTCAACTGGCTTACTGTCGAGTTCATCGTCCAGCGCCAGATTCCCATATTTCTCATAATTTCTCGTGCCTTTTTTTTCGGCACGGTAGAGATGCAGGATATAGGCGTAAAGAACCACCACCAAAAAGACGGTGAAGAAAAAGTATCCAAATGCCTGCAATTCTCTAATATTTTCCATGCCGATCCTTAATGAAGGCTGTTCAGATATGCGATCAATGCAACGATTTCAGGAATTTCACCACGTGCTACCGCATCTTTGACATCCTGATTTTTCATGTCGTCAGCAACCTTTTTCGCCTCTTCGAGCGCCTCTTTTTTCGCCTCTTCCCATGTCCCGAGTTTAGTATGGCCCGGCTTGTCATAAGGGACGTTGAAAACTTTCTTGACCGTCAATGCTTCCGCATAAGCCGTCTCAAGATCGACATTTTGATGAAACATATGTTTATATGCTGGCATGATGGAACCAGGAACGACAGATGTCGGTTCCCACATGTGGTTCTCGTGCCAATCAGTCGTACGATACTCGCCAACACGGTGAAGGTCCGGACCTGTACGTTTTGAGCCCCACAGGAACGGTCGATCATACGCATACTCCCCACTTAGGCTGTACGGACCGTAACGGTCGGTTTCAGACTTGAATGGACGGATGAGCTGTGAATGACATGCATTACAGCTGTCTTTGATATAGACATGGCGCCCTGCAAGCTGAAGCAGTGTATAGGGTTGTTTACCTGCCACTGGACGGGAAGCCTGTGCAAAATCAGGCACGATCTCGATAAGTCCAGCGAACGCGATGACGAGGAACAGAACTACCGAAAAGAAAAACGGTCTTTTTTCTAGCCAATGAAACATTCTACCCTCCTCTTATGCGCCCATAGGCGATGCAAATGCAGGCTCTTTTTCAAGCACTTTGTCGCTTTGCATTGTTTTAACGAAGTTGTAAGCCCACATAAAGAGACCCACAACAAACAGCAGGCCGCCGATTGCACGAATCGTATAGTACGGATGCAGTACGGTGACCGTATCGATAAATGAATATGCCAGGTTTCCATATTGGTCGACCGCTCGCCACATCATACCTTGCGTAATACCAGCAATCCACATACTGGAGAAGTAGAGAACGATACCTGTCGTTTGAATCCAGAACTGCATCTCCATCAGTTTTTTACTATAAATCTCACGCTTGTAGAAACGCGGAGCCATATGGAGTGATGCGGCGATAATCATAAATGCAACCCAACCGAGTGTACCGTCATGAACGTGTCCCGGAATCCAGTCAGTGAAGTGTGCGAGTGCATTGACCGACTTGATCGCCTGAATCGGACCTTCGAGTGTCGAAAGCATATAGAATGTCGAAGCAAGGACCATGAACTTGATAAGCGGAGACTCTTTCAACTGGTTCCATTCACCCTTCATCGTAAGAAGCATGTTGATCGCAGAACCCCATGAAGGCAGGATTAGAATAACCGAGAAAATAGATCCCATTGTCTGCATCCAGTCAGGCACTGTCGAATAGATCAAGTGGTGTCCACCAGCCCACAGATAGACGAACATCAATCCCCAGAAAGAGAGCAGTGAAAGCTTGTAAGAGAAGACAGGCTGACCGGACTCTTTCGGAAGGAAGTAGTAGATGATCGCGATGATCGGCACGGTAAAGACGAATGCGACCGCATTGTGTCCATACCACCACTGAACGAGTGCATCATTGGTACCGGAGTACATGGAAACGGAGTGCATCCAGCTACCCATACCTGTCACGAAATAGGTCGGGACTTCCATGTTGTTGAAGAGATAGAGCATGGCAACACCGAGGAATGTCGCAATGTAGTACCACATGGAAATGTAAAGTGTTTTCTCACGTCGCATACCGATGAGACCGAACATCGCAGTACCCCAAAGAACCCAGACTACGACGGTCAACAGGTCAAGAGGCCACTCCATTTCGGCATACTCTTTGGATGTCGTAAATCCGAGAAGCTCGGAAACGACCATCCATGCAGCGAGCGCGAGGTAGAGCCAGAAATGAAGTTTTCCGACGCCATGAACGAATTTCGATTCGGCGATGGAAACTTTCAGAACACGCTGTGCTACATAGTAGAAAGTCGCGAAAATACCGCTCAGCGTAAAGCCGAACGCCACCACATTCGTATGGATCGGTCGAAGACGGCTGAATGTTCCATACTGGCCGAACAGATTGTTCAGTTCAGGGAACGCCAGTTCAAACGCGATATACGTACCAATTGTCATACCGACAATACCGAAAGTAATGGCCAGATAAGTGAACCATTTCGCGACGGTATAGTCGTATTCCAACGCTGCATTTTGCATGCAAACCTCCTTTGATTTATTGTCTTGACAGAACTCAAGAGAATATTACAGTGACATCATAGTGACATTTTTATGAAGATAGGCTTAAAATCTGTTAACCTTGAATTAACTTTTTTATTAAGGCAGATTTTATTAATGTGGTATTTTTCCGTCAGGGGAGTGCCCTGACAAGAGGTATTAAAATTGATAAGTTAGATTGCAGTAGTAGTAGCGGCCCGGTTCGTTCAAAAGCATTGGCTCATCATTCGTGCCCGTAACCAGGATCATGTCGGCATAAGTGTTTGTGATTGCATATGTGTGATCCAGTATATTGTCGATACCAGCCGTAATCTCGAAATGTCGGCTTACGTCTTTTCTTAATTTAAAATTGAAAACCGCATACCCTGGAAGCTCCTGTTCTCCATTTTCGTAATCGACATCTTTCCATCGACTCGCAGCGATCATACTCAGCCTCATCGTCAATGAATCGTCATAATCATAACCCAAGGCGATATTCGCCTTCAATGGCAAAATATTCGGCATATTCATTCCGCTTTGCCCTTCCAGAGGATTCTCTTTCTCACCGCGTTGATACGCAACACCGAAATCGGTGTAAAGCTGTTCTGTAATCAAATATGTACCGTCAAAAGAGACACCATATAATGTAGCATCAACATTTTCATATTTATTCGTTGTCTTCTCTTTATTGAAAGCAATAAAGTTATCTAATTTGCTATAAAAACCTTTAAGCCGTAAATGCGCCGAATCGAACAGATCTTTTTCGATTCCTATATCC
Coding sequences:
- the rpsI gene encoding 30S ribosomal protein S9 — its product is MANVYATGKRKSSVAKVWLKPGSGKMTINGMGLDEWLGGHEAIKRKVMQPLLLTKQETSVDIVAQTLGGGYSAQADALKHGISKALVAFDEEFRKILKPHGLLTRDSRVVERKKYGKHKARRSPQFSKR
- a CDS encoding FixH family protein gives rise to the protein MILTVVMLGIWTIKVAVNNPVQEDNSYMMKYQDVDEKINEILASQKMFDEKYRIDLSGNTLKLGENRIEIRVVDKNGNPVEGAEVIAIVTRPTTSKDDIRLNEFEWTGEKFLSEPFELKRGGRWNIEVKVTIEGTNGFKTYKTFVK
- the rplM gene encoding 50S ribosomal protein L13, producing the protein MTKMVNNAQVERDWIVIDAEGKTFGRLVTEIATYLRGKHKPYFTPHVDCGDHVIVINASKVKFSGANKLEDKQYHRHSGYFGSVKSEKLGELVHKNPEKLFKLATRGMLPKTKLGRAMLKKLRVYAGSEHPHTAQVKAKEN
- the ccoG gene encoding cytochrome c oxidase accessory protein CcoG encodes the protein MTGAVGAKKRNRAKEYLKNWVPYRIKRYWLFGIVTIVALVLPFIKINGNHFFLLNFDHKQLHFLFVRFDMQELYLMPFLLMLLFLGIFFMTTLGGRVWCGWACPQTIFRVIYRDLFETKLLHLRKRITNKQQEPDWSKPENKAKEAIAIGLWSVLALIAAADFVWYFVPPEDFFQYIQNPGEHPVLIGFWIGIALFLIVDVVWLKENFCVYICPYSRVQSVMYDDDTIMAIYNVHRGGHIYDHEGQDAKKLVHNVKELHEREPEAECTACESCVKVCPTHIDIRQGMQLECINCLECVDACTKVMGALGKPSLVVWSSPREIEQGEKTHYIRPRTIAYAVALTIVFVALLVMGTKKEHMLLNINKTAQLYRFTHDGRIVNDYTFLFQNTDSKEHTYYFEVEGHPEIKIVKPSKPFKLAAGKKAKKIVQLEATKPLAKDTRKDTPIPITIKAYAVDDPEKIVVERHTVFVYPRWDIAQKHLKKQGE
- a CDS encoding DUF4006 family protein, with amino-acid sequence MMEKQGSPFGIHGITGFLIATGILLSTLAGLTYAAIATQQATAQQSYEIVDPLGIKMVGPNLENETHVIIHGNPVGGDTLHKYKFEK
- a CDS encoding HAD family hydrolase, with translation MTTILFDLDGTLIDSTEAILESFSVAYDTFSQNTPEADEIKALIGYPLDVMFVRLGVDSAKVDAFVQAYKMHYRKISRQKTVLLPGAKEAVERASGFARLGVVTTKTGRYSRELLEHMGLMHHFEVLIGREDVTHPKPHPEPIHKALASMEASPANTWMIGDTLLDVHAAHAAGVTPYALTCGYGSEEELSDACEHVAKDVKTAIENIAMKKSLL
- a CDS encoding pyruvate flavodoxin oxidoreductase subunit gamma produces the protein MLEIRWHSRAGQGAVTGAKGLADVVSRTGKYVQAFAFYGSAKRGAAMTAYNRVDDEEILNHEKFMHPDYVLVIDPALTYTADITAHEKDTTKYIITTHLSKEELIESQPKLKGKEVYVVDCMQISLDTIGRAIPNTPMLGALMKVSGMFDLDYFLNAMKSVLAKFPQKIIDANMAAIERAYNSVK
- a CDS encoding peptide-binding protein, coding for MIRIVFLFLFPFSLFASTLHLSLGANPSRINPLLATDSASGEITNWIFNGLVKFDKDDNIVGDLAESFQFKDDTHLLFYLRKNVLWHDGHPFTSEDVVFTYTLSQSPKLFTPYSSEFRYVESVRAIDRYTVEVSYKAPYYKALSIWMLGIVPKHLWKAVDDPMTSKLNRHPVGTGPYMLESISNSGDVILKANPNYFEHTPNIETIHYHFIPDPTTQFMTLKAHKLDVGALTPLQIEKQIDQIFNDYYRIVRLPGHGYTYLGFNLNNEKFKDPRVRKAVDLAIDKEEMIRILFFSYGQICNGPFMPGTFAYPEHPRRSVYDPKKAIALLKEAGYDMHHPLEFTISTNANNSTRLYAAQIIQYQLGKVGIRVKIRAMEWQAFLNTVVTPRRFETILLGWSLGLIPDAYALWHSESDKLGGFNLVGYRNEEVDHLIKKAEKITDMAEVGRLYRKIFRIIAEEKPYIFLYIPDSITVVNRKIAPIEPSIIGIMHNQIDWIKP
- a CDS encoding 2-oxoacid:ferredoxin oxidoreductase subunit alpha, coding for MAEKMELNEVEVWDGNMAASQALRQAQIDVVAAYPITPSTPIVQNYGSFLANGYIDGEFVMVESEHAAMSGCVGAAAAGGRVATATSSQGFALMTEVLYQASGMRLPIVLTVVNRALAAPLNVNGDHSDMYLGRDSGWIQLDAYNSQQAYDLTLMAFRIGEDHAVRLPVMVHQDGFITSHTAENVRPLSDDEAYEFVGEYKPMNAMLDLAKPVTYGVQTEEDWHFEHKARQHADLMTKVFGKVEETFDAFEKKTGRRYNIVEEYLMDDAEVAIVALGTTVETAVMVAKMMREEGVKAGVVSPRLIRPWPHEQIKKALGKVKAIACLDRSSPNGALGMLYNEVAASLYQSDNHPVISNYIYGLGGRDFTIDHAKEIYNELDANAKEGKLTTPLQQFVGLRGPKLSFY
- a CDS encoding 4Fe-4S dicluster-binding protein — its product is MKYLGWDELLPGAILFSFDEELEKDAAEILPEERPYAETNSHEAYVGDWRVLKPVYNRDLCIDCQFCWIYCPDISIISRDKKMIGVDYDHCKGCGICVEVCPTNPKSLLMFEERVDNDEALAQWPEKE
- a CDS encoding rhodanese-like domain-containing protein, with product MKKLIALILLLPALLFAEVKNLNISSFEKLKQNGIPVIDIRTPQEWKETGIIDKSHTVMFFRPNGSYDVKDFLNRLHALGIDKEKPFILVCRSASRTRMVGNFLSEKLGYRNVYHLSGGILNWKRHGKPLKPYLQ